From Pusillibacter faecalis, one genomic window encodes:
- a CDS encoding MATE family efflux transporter gives MAKNYLRREPGFYKRLFLLALPLILQNLITTSLGFVDTFMVGLLGQSELSAVTAANSPIFLIQVIVFGFISGLTVLTSQYWGKGDVEAINRCMGVALYIGVAVAAIMALVLFCFPTFVMGLVTNNTLLIEMGAPYLRIVGISYIFNAASAVYVGMQRSTENPVLGMVVFAASMLLNTFLNYILIFGKFGAPALGITGAALATLTARVVEFLLTWTYALRDHRVPLRLRAMLRPGRMYFNDFLQYSAPVLINESMWGLGTTVMTAIMGHMVISEEILAAYAIMGNIDKFSTVTCFGIAGASAVLVGKRIGEGASREETYDLSWCLLLVSLFIGFTVAACLAILLPTVFIPYLYPLFHLEGLSLNIATIMCTVYVVMLPLKSFDINNITGILRAGGDARMASVIDLAPLWLVAVPLTALTGLVLNAPVWVVCLCIQVENICKMPLGVRRLRSRKWINNITRENPS, from the coding sequence ATGGCAAAAAACTATCTCCGCCGGGAACCCGGATTTTATAAACGGCTGTTCCTGCTGGCTCTGCCGCTGATTCTGCAGAATCTGATTACCACCTCTTTAGGGTTTGTGGACACCTTCATGGTGGGACTGCTGGGACAGTCCGAGCTCTCCGCCGTCACCGCCGCCAACTCCCCGATTTTCCTGATTCAGGTCATCGTCTTTGGCTTTATCAGCGGTCTGACGGTCCTGACCAGCCAGTATTGGGGAAAGGGCGATGTGGAGGCCATCAACCGCTGCATGGGTGTGGCGCTCTATATCGGTGTGGCCGTCGCGGCCATCATGGCTCTGGTGCTCTTCTGCTTCCCCACCTTCGTGATGGGGCTTGTGACCAACAACACGCTTCTGATTGAAATGGGCGCGCCATATCTGCGTATTGTGGGCATCAGCTATATCTTCAACGCCGCCAGTGCGGTCTATGTGGGCATGCAGCGCAGCACCGAGAATCCTGTTCTGGGCATGGTGGTCTTTGCCGCCTCCATGCTGCTGAACACCTTTTTGAATTACATTCTGATCTTTGGTAAGTTTGGCGCTCCCGCCCTGGGCATCACCGGCGCGGCACTGGCCACACTAACCGCCCGAGTGGTGGAATTTCTGCTCACTTGGACCTACGCTCTGAGGGACCATCGGGTTCCCTTGCGTCTGAGGGCCATGCTGCGGCCGGGCCGGATGTATTTCAACGATTTTCTGCAGTATTCCGCCCCAGTGCTGATCAACGAAAGCATGTGGGGCCTTGGCACCACAGTGATGACAGCCATCATGGGCCACATGGTGATCTCTGAGGAGATTCTTGCGGCTTACGCCATCATGGGCAATATTGATAAGTTCTCCACCGTGACCTGCTTTGGCATTGCCGGGGCCTCCGCTGTGCTGGTTGGGAAACGCATTGGAGAGGGCGCCTCCAGGGAGGAGACATATGATCTGAGCTGGTGTCTGCTGCTGGTATCGCTGTTCATTGGCTTTACGGTGGCGGCGTGTCTTGCGATTTTGCTGCCCACTGTGTTCATCCCCTATCTCTATCCGCTTTTCCACCTGGAGGGGCTTTCGTTGAATATCGCCACCATCATGTGCACAGTCTATGTGGTCATGCTGCCATTGAAATCCTTTGATATCAATAATATCACTGGTATTCTCCGGGCTGGCGGCGACGCCCGGATGGCCTCCGTCATTGACCTGGCTCCCCTGTGGCTGGTGGCGGTTCCGCTAACCGCCCTAACCGGTCTGGTGCTGAATGCTCCGGTCTGGGTGGTGTGCCTGTGCATCCAGGTGGAGAATATCTGCAAAATGCCCCTTGGCGTTCGCCGCCTGCGCAGCCGCAAATGGATCAACAACATCACCCGGGAGAATCCCTCATGA
- a CDS encoding acyl-[acyl-carrier-protein] thioesterase, protein MRDFKQVLMENGYSRQEELVFWDCDRNKRVRVAALLSKAAAFAGYDYDARGLTHETLYAMREAFLLSRLALRIHDCPRAGEVLTITTWENGARGAHVQRVYEMEDQEGRLRVSIKSDWILIDPVTRKILRPSAFTAKPIGTCPKEIDCPEPHKIALPREGTEDLGTRIVRWSDLDGNGHLYSGNYGDIVWDALPEDLRDQVPREFQINYSKEATLGEELRLVGVREGETYRMEGLGPEAPCFTALCVF, encoded by the coding sequence GTGAGGGATTTTAAGCAGGTTTTGATGGAAAATGGCTACTCCCGTCAGGAGGAGCTGGTGTTTTGGGATTGCGACCGGAATAAGCGGGTCCGAGTCGCGGCACTTCTGAGCAAGGCGGCCGCCTTCGCGGGCTACGACTATGACGCCCGAGGCCTGACCCACGAAACACTCTATGCCATGAGGGAGGCATTTTTGCTCTCCAGACTGGCCCTTCGCATCCACGACTGCCCCCGCGCAGGCGAGGTGCTGACCATTACCACCTGGGAGAACGGGGCCAGGGGAGCGCATGTGCAGCGGGTCTATGAGATGGAGGACCAGGAGGGACGGCTGCGGGTGTCCATCAAGAGCGATTGGATTCTGATCGACCCTGTGACGCGAAAAATTCTGCGGCCCAGCGCCTTTACCGCAAAGCCCATCGGAACGTGTCCCAAGGAGATCGACTGTCCGGAGCCCCACAAGATTGCTCTGCCTCGTGAAGGGACAGAGGACTTGGGCACCCGGATCGTCCGCTGGTCGGACCTGGACGGCAACGGTCATCTCTACAGCGGCAACTACGGCGACATTGTCTGGGACGCTCTGCCGGAGGACCTGCGGGACCAGGTACCCCGGGAATTCCAGATCAATTACAGCAAGGAGGCCACCTTGGGCGAGGAGCTGCGGCTCGTGGGCGTCCGGGAGGGAGAAACCTACCGGATGGAGGGCTTGGGACCGGAGGCCCCCTGCTTCACCGCACTGTGCGTGTTTTGA
- a CDS encoding alpha-hydroxy-acid oxidizing protein: MTYQEILEQARACSGPYCKACPVCNGMACKNTVPGPGAKGIGTGAIRNYQKWQELCVNMDTICENTPVDTTAELFGRTFALPVFAAPVGAMTLHYGDKYDDLAYNEILVPACASAGIAAFTGDGVNPAVMEGAAQALRKSGGCGVPTIKPWNLEVIREKLALVSAADPFAVAMDIDAAGLPFLKNQTPPAGRKTVAELREVAELAGKPFILKGIMTVGGAKKALEAGAAAIVVSNHGGRVLDQCPATAEVLPAIVDAVGGKMTILVDGGIRTGMDVFKALALGADGVLIARPFVTMVYGGGAEGVQVYVDKLKAELADTMSMCGAHTLSEINRSMIYGY; this comes from the coding sequence ATGACCTATCAGGAAATTTTGGAGCAGGCCCGCGCCTGTTCCGGTCCCTACTGCAAGGCATGCCCTGTGTGCAACGGCATGGCCTGTAAGAATACCGTGCCCGGCCCAGGAGCCAAAGGTATCGGCACTGGTGCCATCCGCAACTACCAGAAGTGGCAGGAGCTATGCGTGAACATGGACACCATCTGCGAAAATACGCCGGTGGACACCACGGCAGAGCTTTTCGGCCGAACCTTCGCCCTGCCGGTTTTTGCCGCCCCCGTGGGTGCCATGACGCTGCACTACGGCGACAAATATGATGATCTTGCCTATAATGAAATTCTGGTCCCGGCCTGTGCCTCCGCCGGCATCGCCGCCTTCACTGGCGACGGCGTCAACCCCGCCGTCATGGAGGGGGCGGCCCAGGCCCTGCGCAAGAGCGGCGGTTGCGGGGTGCCCACCATCAAGCCCTGGAACCTGGAGGTGATCCGTGAGAAGCTGGCACTGGTGAGCGCTGCGGACCCCTTTGCCGTGGCGATGGACATTGACGCAGCGGGCCTGCCCTTCCTGAAAAACCAGACCCCGCCAGCCGGACGCAAAACTGTGGCGGAGCTACGGGAGGTGGCGGAGCTCGCGGGCAAACCCTTCATTCTCAAGGGCATTATGACGGTTGGCGGTGCGAAGAAGGCCCTAGAGGCCGGTGCAGCGGCCATTGTGGTCTCCAACCACGGCGGCCGGGTTCTGGACCAGTGCCCGGCCACCGCCGAGGTGCTACCCGCCATCGTGGATGCGGTAGGCGGTAAAATGACCATTTTAGTGGACGGCGGCATCCGCACCGGCATGGACGTTTTCAAGGCCCTGGCTCTGGGCGCTGACGGTGTGCTGATCGCCCGTCCCTTTGTCACCATGGTCTACGGCGGCGGTGCCGAGGGCGTGCAGGTATATGTGGATAAACTGAAGGCCGAGCTGGCCGATACGATGTCCATGTGCGGCGCTCACACCCTGTCCGAAATCAACCGCTCCATGATTTACGGCTATTGA
- a CDS encoding ATP-binding cassette domain-containing protein, with amino-acid sequence MRISVEHLGKSYHGTPVLRDVTFTAGPGITCVMAPSGVGKTTLLRLLLGLETPDEGSVRLPENCRWAAVFQEDRLLEHLDAWGNLHLIGTRQGEARAAAMLAELGLAETAERPVREYSGGMRRRLALIRALLAPSDALALDEPFSGLDDENRAVCRAVLQRETVGKPVLLVTHDEDDAAGLDARIIRLAPAR; translated from the coding sequence ATGAGGATCTCGGTAGAGCATCTTGGGAAATCCTATCACGGAACGCCAGTACTCCGGGATGTGACGTTTACGGCGGGGCCTGGAATCACCTGCGTGATGGCACCCTCCGGCGTGGGAAAGACCACCCTGCTGAGGCTTTTGCTGGGGTTAGAAACACCGGATGAAGGGAGCGTCCGCCTGCCGGAGAACTGTCGCTGGGCCGCCGTGTTTCAGGAGGATCGGCTGTTGGAGCACCTGGACGCCTGGGGCAATCTCCACTTGATTGGGACACGCCAGGGCGAGGCCCGCGCAGCCGCAATGCTGGCAGAACTGGGGCTGGCGGAGACGGCGGAAAGACCAGTGCGGGAGTACTCCGGCGGAATGCGCCGGCGTCTGGCGCTGATCCGGGCACTCCTGGCGCCTTCTGATGCTCTGGCGCTGGATGAGCCCTTTTCTGGCCTGGATGATGAAAATCGAGCTGTGTGCCGCGCTGTTCTCCAGCGGGAAACAGTGGGAAAACCAGTGTTGTTGGTGACGCATGACGAGGATGATGCAGCCGGCCTGGACGCCCGAATCATCCGCCTTGCACCTGCACGTTAA
- a CDS encoding RidA family protein, whose protein sequence is MEKSIISTPQAPDAIGPYSQGWIAGSMVYTSGQVPVDPASGEIPSGITAQAERSCQNVAAVLEAGGAALQDVIKTTCFLADMEDFAAFNEVYARYFTSKPARSCVAVRELPKGALCEIEAIAICRNSVS, encoded by the coding sequence ATGGAAAAAAGCATCATTTCCACCCCACAGGCTCCCGACGCCATCGGCCCCTATTCCCAGGGCTGGATTGCAGGCAGTATGGTCTACACCTCCGGCCAGGTGCCTGTGGACCCCGCCAGCGGGGAGATTCCCTCCGGTATCACCGCCCAGGCAGAGAGAAGCTGCCAGAATGTGGCCGCTGTTCTAGAGGCCGGCGGCGCGGCGCTGCAGGATGTGATCAAGACCACCTGTTTCCTGGCAGACATGGAGGATTTTGCTGCCTTCAACGAGGTTTACGCGCGGTATTTTACCTCCAAGCCCGCTCGCAGCTGTGTGGCGGTGCGAGAGCTGCCTAAGGGTGCTCTGTGCGAAATTGAAGCCATCGCTATCTGTAGGAACAGTGTGTCCTGA
- a CDS encoding ABC transporter substrate-binding protein yields MNVWKKSLALCLTLMMLASLAACGGDQEPDETPAEEPVTLRVAALKGPTAMGMVKLMDDSKPVTEAVKELEKEHEDVVTSGNLYDFTLAASADEVTPLLIQGELDMACVPANLASVLYNRTKGEIVTLAVNTLGVLYMVENGNAVQSLADLKGKTIVAAGKGSTPEYALRYLLSENGIDPDADVVIDWKSEHSECVAALATGAATIALLPQPFVTVAQGKIEGLRMALDLTKEWDALDNGSALLTGVVVARKEFVEAHPAAVSDFLEQYSASVDWVNANTADAAALIGEYEIVDAAVAEKALPYCNIVCITGGEMKEKLSGYLQVLFDADPASVGADPTDESSGLPADDFYYGA; encoded by the coding sequence ATGAACGTATGGAAGAAAAGTCTGGCACTGTGCCTGACCCTAATGATGCTGGCGTCCCTCGCCGCCTGCGGCGGAGACCAGGAGCCCGATGAAACGCCCGCAGAGGAGCCGGTCACACTCCGGGTGGCCGCTTTGAAGGGGCCCACCGCCATGGGCATGGTAAAGCTGATGGATGACAGTAAGCCTGTGACGGAGGCCGTGAAAGAACTGGAAAAAGAGCATGAAGATGTGGTTACCTCCGGAAATCTCTACGACTTTACGCTGGCGGCCTCGGCGGATGAGGTGACTCCGCTGCTGATTCAGGGAGAGCTGGACATGGCCTGCGTCCCGGCAAACCTTGCCTCCGTGCTTTATAACCGCACGAAGGGCGAGATTGTGACTCTGGCGGTGAATACCCTAGGCGTCCTCTACATGGTGGAAAACGGCAACGCCGTGCAGTCCCTTGCAGATTTGAAGGGCAAAACCATTGTGGCTGCCGGAAAGGGCTCCACGCCGGAGTATGCCCTGCGGTATCTGCTCTCTGAAAATGGAATTGACCCGGATGCGGACGTGGTCATTGACTGGAAAAGCGAGCACAGCGAGTGTGTGGCGGCCCTGGCCACCGGCGCAGCCACGATTGCGCTGCTGCCCCAGCCCTTTGTCACCGTGGCCCAGGGCAAAATTGAGGGGCTGCGGATGGCGCTGGACCTGACCAAGGAATGGGACGCACTGGATAACGGTTCCGCTCTGCTCACCGGCGTGGTGGTTGCCCGCAAGGAATTTGTAGAGGCCCATCCGGCGGCGGTCAGCGATTTCCTGGAGCAGTACAGCGCGTCTGTTGACTGGGTGAATGCCAATACTGCGGATGCCGCCGCTCTCATCGGGGAGTATGAGATTGTGGATGCCGCCGTGGCGGAGAAGGCTCTGCCCTATTGCAATATCGTCTGCATCACCGGCGGCGAGATGAAGGAGAAGCTCTCCGGCTATCTCCAGGTGCTCTTTGACGCGGACCCCGCCTCTGTGGGCGCGGACCCCACCGACGAGAGCTCAGGGCTCCCCGCCGACGACTTCTACTATGGTGCGTAA
- a CDS encoding putative RNA methyltransferase, which yields MSLFCCPVCGGPLRREEQVLRCPKRHSYDLSREGYVYLLPPNQRHSSAPGDDKGMAAARRDFLSKEYYLSLLNTLCSWFLSDSGDSPVILDAGCGEGYYTAGIYQALMSQGRHPRMAGTDISKFSLRIAAKREHSIEFAVASSYHLPLADQSVDALLNCFSPLALEEFHRLLRPGGSFLYVVPGANHLWELKQVLYDHPYPNEERETPYDGFTYQTILPVDGVITLERQSDIHALFQMTPYYWKTPKAGAERLAALEHLTTQISFRIHIFQKR from the coding sequence ATGAGCCTATTTTGCTGCCCGGTCTGCGGCGGTCCTTTGCGGCGGGAGGAGCAGGTCCTTCGCTGTCCAAAGCGCCACAGTTACGATCTCTCCCGTGAGGGATATGTCTATCTGCTCCCACCGAACCAGAGGCACTCCTCCGCTCCCGGCGACGACAAAGGCATGGCGGCGGCGCGGCGGGATTTCCTGTCCAAAGAGTATTATTTATCACTATTAAATACGCTTTGTAGTTGGTTTTTGTCTGATAGCGGCGATTCCCCTGTGATTTTGGATGCAGGCTGCGGCGAGGGCTACTATACCGCAGGCATCTATCAGGCGCTGATGTCCCAAGGACGGCACCCCCGCATGGCGGGCACCGATATTTCCAAATTCAGCCTCCGGATTGCGGCCAAACGAGAGCACTCCATCGAATTTGCCGTGGCCTCCTCTTACCATCTGCCGCTGGCGGACCAAAGCGTGGATGCTTTGCTCAACTGCTTTTCCCCCCTGGCCCTGGAGGAATTTCACCGCCTTTTGCGTCCGGGCGGCAGCTTCTTGTATGTGGTCCCCGGGGCGAACCACCTGTGGGAGCTTAAGCAGGTTCTTTATGACCACCCTTATCCCAACGAGGAGCGGGAGACCCCCTACGATGGTTTTACCTATCAGACCATTTTGCCGGTGGACGGCGTGATTACCCTGGAACGGCAATCGGACATTCACGCCTTGTTCCAAATGACACCCTATTACTGGAAAACCCCGAAGGCCGGAGCGGAGCGCCTCGCCGCCTTGGAACATCTCACGACTCAGATTTCTTTCCGGATTCACATCTTTCAAAAGCGCTGA
- a CDS encoding DegV family protein, which yields MIKITTDSTCDLPAELLTKYDISVTPLGVVMGDHLYQDGVNITTADIAAHVDAGGGITTTNAVNAADYETLFRELIAQYDAVIHINIGAGFSCCHQNAKLAAEEVPGVHVFSSENLSVGHGMAVLLAAEAARGGKSVEEILSLLENLRPRLEMSFVLDRLDYMKKGGRCSAVTALGANLLKLHPCIEVSDGSMGVVKKYRGSMEKVVTDYLRDRLEGRTDLDESRAILVDTCEDDHLAAIAREILQGRFDEVLEAKAGCTIFSHCGPRTLGVLLLRK from the coding sequence ATGATCAAAATTACCACAGACAGCACCTGCGATCTGCCTGCTGAGCTGCTGACAAAGTATGATATTTCCGTGACGCCTCTGGGCGTGGTGATGGGAGACCATTTATATCAGGACGGCGTGAATATCACCACGGCAGATATTGCCGCGCACGTGGATGCCGGCGGGGGAATTACCACCACCAATGCGGTGAACGCGGCAGACTATGAGACGCTTTTCCGAGAGCTGATCGCCCAGTATGACGCTGTGATTCATATCAATATCGGCGCGGGATTTTCCTGCTGTCACCAGAATGCCAAGCTGGCGGCGGAGGAGGTTCCCGGTGTCCATGTGTTCAGCTCAGAGAATTTGTCTGTCGGCCACGGCATGGCAGTTCTGCTGGCAGCGGAGGCGGCCCGGGGAGGCAAGTCCGTGGAAGAGATTTTGTCGCTGCTGGAGAACTTGCGGCCCCGGCTGGAAATGAGCTTTGTGCTGGACCGGCTGGACTATATGAAAAAAGGTGGGCGCTGCTCCGCGGTGACGGCGCTGGGCGCAAACCTTCTGAAGCTGCACCCCTGCATTGAGGTCTCTGATGGCAGCATGGGGGTTGTCAAGAAGTACCGGGGGTCCATGGAAAAGGTGGTGACGGACTATCTCCGGGACCGGCTGGAGGGCCGGACCGACCTGGACGAAAGCCGCGCAATCTTGGTGGACACCTGCGAGGATGACCATTTGGCTGCCATTGCCAGGGAGATTCTGCAAGGGCGCTTTGACGAGGTCCTGGAGGCCAAGGCCGGCTGTACGATTTTTTCCCACTGTGGCCCGAGGACGCTGGGAGTTCTTTTGCTGCGGAAATAA
- a CDS encoding GNAT family N-acetyltransferase, giving the protein MQIRKAMESDLERLAAIYNQAILDGSRTCDTEPFPTEARRAWLLEHDQERFPLFTCLLKGKVVGYAYLSPYRSGRPALADTAEISCYLDFSIHGQGIGSRLMEFMLSEAQRLGFRTLVAILLDCNSASIALLKKYGFSEWGRLPEIACLSGCYFDHLYYGKALPRLPER; this is encoded by the coding sequence TTGCAAATACGAAAAGCCATGGAGTCCGATCTGGAACGTCTGGCCGCTATTTATAATCAGGCCATCCTGGACGGAAGCCGTACCTGTGACACGGAGCCATTTCCTACCGAGGCTCGGCGAGCTTGGCTGCTGGAACACGATCAGGAGCGTTTTCCCCTTTTCACCTGCCTGCTGAAAGGGAAAGTTGTCGGTTACGCCTATCTCTCCCCCTACCGCTCTGGACGGCCTGCCCTGGCGGACACGGCCGAAATCAGCTGCTATCTGGACTTCAGCATCCATGGCCAGGGTATTGGCAGCCGCCTGATGGAGTTCATGCTCTCAGAAGCCCAGCGGCTTGGATTTCGGACCCTGGTGGCCATTTTGCTGGACTGCAACAGTGCCAGCATTGCGCTTTTGAAAAAATATGGGTTTTCAGAGTGGGGCAGGCTGCCGGAGATTGCCTGCCTGTCCGGCTGCTACTTTGATCACCTGTATTACGGCAAAGCTCTTCCGCGCCTGCCGGAACGCTGA
- a CDS encoding MBL fold metallo-hydrolase — protein sequence MKLTWLGHACFLLEQNGYRLIVDPYTGVEGYPELRVKAHQVVCSHQHHDHNAVEQITPLPAQENPFTIRVVKTFHDDQGGALRGENTIHVISAGGITVAHLGDLGHQLTAEQRAAIGTVDGVLVPVGGVYTVDAAGARQVCKEISPRWVVPMHYRHAPYGLPNVAGVEPFLALWPADEIHVWNGPVLTPGPETAGVLVLKF from the coding sequence ATGAAACTGACCTGGCTAGGACACGCCTGCTTTTTGTTGGAACAGAATGGTTACAGATTGATTGTAGATCCCTATACTGGCGTGGAGGGATATCCGGAGCTGCGCGTTAAGGCACACCAAGTGGTGTGCAGCCATCAGCATCACGATCACAATGCGGTGGAGCAGATCACTCCGCTGCCTGCACAGGAAAATCCCTTTACCATCCGTGTGGTGAAGACTTTTCACGACGATCAGGGGGGTGCCTTACGGGGAGAGAACACCATTCATGTCATCAGCGCCGGGGGCATCACAGTGGCGCACCTGGGAGACTTGGGGCATCAACTAACGGCGGAGCAGCGCGCCGCCATCGGCACGGTGGACGGAGTCCTGGTGCCGGTAGGCGGTGTGTACACGGTAGACGCTGCCGGGGCCAGACAGGTCTGCAAAGAGATCAGCCCCCGGTGGGTGGTGCCGATGCACTACCGCCACGCGCCCTACGGCTTGCCTAATGTGGCGGGGGTGGAGCCATTTCTGGCCCTGTGGCCTGCGGATGAGATCCATGTCTGGAACGGGCCCGTGTTGACTCCTGGGCCGGAGACCGCTGGAGTTCTGGTGCTTAAATTTTAA
- a CDS encoding EamA family transporter, with protein sequence MSDIWPIVLIVASNILYQICAKSVPKDMDVMASMTVTYLVGAVCSGLMFFAMNRTPHLLQECSKLNAAPILLGISVVGLEVGYIYAYKVGWPVSIASTVQSAFLAVALIFVGALLYNETITPQKVIGVMICLAGLYLINR encoded by the coding sequence ATGTCTGATATCTGGCCCATTGTACTAATCGTGGCATCCAACATTCTGTACCAAATCTGCGCCAAGTCCGTTCCCAAAGACATGGATGTCATGGCGTCTATGACGGTCACATACCTGGTAGGAGCCGTTTGTTCAGGGCTCATGTTTTTTGCCATGAATCGCACTCCCCATCTTCTCCAGGAGTGCAGCAAGCTGAATGCCGCCCCCATTCTGCTTGGAATTTCTGTGGTGGGCCTGGAGGTGGGTTATATTTATGCCTACAAGGTCGGCTGGCCGGTCAGCATCGCCTCCACAGTGCAAAGCGCATTCCTGGCTGTGGCCCTCATTTTCGTCGGAGCGCTTCTATACAACGAAACGATCACTCCCCAAAAAGTCATCGGCGTCATGATCTGTCTAGCCGGACTCTATCTCATCAACCGATAA
- a CDS encoding ABC transporter permease produces the protein MVRKNAVRLWAVVFWLVVWQLGSMAFGQTLLLPSPLAVLLRLASLAATVEFWSAVGWSAARILGGFALSCLAAVLLAVPAFRWRRIQELLSPLVAAVKAVPVASFIILALVWLNSRQLSLFIAGLMVFPTVYTNVLIGIGQTDPKLLEMARVFRVPLTRQVTGIYLPAILPYFRAACSLSLGLCWKAGIAAEVIGLPGGSLGERLYTAKVYFQTEDLFAWTAVIVAVSLIFERLFLRAVNALAERLGSL, from the coding sequence ATGGTGCGTAAAAACGCCGTCCGCCTTTGGGCGGTGGTGTTTTGGCTGGTGGTGTGGCAGCTTGGCAGCATGGCCTTTGGCCAGACGCTGCTGCTGCCCTCCCCACTGGCTGTGCTGTTGCGGTTGGCATCGCTGGCGGCCACGGTGGAGTTTTGGTCGGCGGTGGGTTGGTCCGCAGCGCGGATTTTAGGGGGCTTTGCCCTGTCCTGCCTTGCTGCGGTGTTGCTGGCGGTGCCGGCTTTCCGGTGGCGGCGGATACAGGAACTGCTCTCTCCGCTGGTGGCGGCGGTGAAGGCGGTTCCTGTGGCCTCCTTCATCATTCTGGCGCTGGTGTGGCTGAACAGCCGCCAGCTGTCTTTGTTCATTGCGGGGCTCATGGTGTTTCCAACCGTATATACAAATGTGCTCATCGGTATTGGCCAGACCGATCCAAAGCTCTTGGAGATGGCACGGGTTTTCCGGGTGCCGCTGACACGGCAGGTGACAGGGATTTACCTCCCGGCGATTCTGCCCTACTTCCGTGCTGCCTGCTCGCTGAGCCTGGGCCTCTGTTGGAAGGCCGGCATCGCGGCGGAGGTCATCGGCCTTCCGGGCGGCTCGCTGGGAGAACGGCTGTATACCGCAAAGGTCTATTTCCAGACGGAGGACCTCTTTGCCTGGACGGCTGTGATCGTGGCCGTGTCCCTGATTTTTGAGAGACTGTTTTTACGGGCGGTAAACGCCCTGGCAGAAAGGCTGGGCAGCCTATGA
- a CDS encoding DUF4349 domain-containing protein, which yields MKRHLVYLTALLLVLLTACGGSGNTASDAGEMEGQSTNTSVSTADTAGGAETFEEEPQAAGESRFQNAKLIHTAHLEVETTAFDAAAADLETLVGELGGYFEYAAVNSYSSGYRSGTYTVRVPTGQFEVFLDQVGELCHVVYQEKDSENISEAYYDTESRLVTQKTKLERLQELLGQAETMEDIITIESAISETELAIEQLTGTLRSYDALVDFATVHLSLEEVYQLSNVEQAPQGFGDRVGGAFSSGWSAFVTALGNLVVALAYGWVWVLLLAVIVAAVVRILRKRRPETGDRPEKPWHTKK from the coding sequence ATGAAGAGGCATCTTGTGTATCTGACGGCACTGCTGCTGGTCCTGCTGACTGCCTGCGGCGGATCGGGAAATACCGCATCAGATGCCGGAGAGATGGAAGGCCAAAGCACCAACACCAGTGTATCCACGGCAGACACAGCGGGTGGCGCCGAGACCTTTGAAGAGGAGCCGCAGGCGGCTGGGGAGAGCCGGTTCCAGAACGCCAAGCTGATTCACACAGCGCATCTTGAGGTGGAAACCACAGCCTTTGACGCCGCTGCGGCGGATCTGGAAACCCTGGTGGGAGAGCTGGGCGGATACTTTGAGTATGCCGCCGTGAACAGCTACAGCAGCGGCTACCGTTCCGGGACCTATACAGTCCGGGTACCGACAGGACAGTTTGAGGTATTTTTGGACCAGGTGGGCGAGCTTTGCCACGTAGTCTATCAGGAGAAGGACAGCGAGAACATCAGCGAGGCGTATTATGATACCGAGAGTCGTCTCGTGACCCAGAAGACTAAGCTGGAGCGGCTCCAGGAGTTATTGGGGCAGGCAGAGACCATGGAGGACATCATCACCATTGAGTCTGCCATTTCCGAAACCGAGCTGGCAATTGAACAGCTCACCGGCACCCTGCGTTCGTATGACGCCCTGGTAGATTTCGCTACGGTACACCTGAGCCTGGAGGAGGTCTATCAGCTCTCCAATGTGGAGCAGGCACCTCAGGGGTTTGGCGACCGGGTTGGCGGCGCGTTTTCCTCTGGCTGGAGCGCCTTTGTAACAGCCCTGGGGAACTTGGTAGTGGCGCTGGCCTACGGATGGGTGTGGGTACTGCTCCTGGCGGTGATTGTAGCCGCAGTGGTCCGGATTCTCCGAAAGCGGCGGCCGGAAACGGGTGATAGGCCGGAAAAGCCGTGGCACACGAAAAAATAG
- a CDS encoding TM1266 family iron-only hydrogenase system putative regulator, with translation METRVALVAIIVRENASVPALNELLHQYGSYMVGRMGVPYRSRGVNIISVAMDAPADVISALSGKIGKLPGITAKTVYAPEDALS, from the coding sequence ATGGAAACACGGGTGGCGCTGGTTGCCATCATTGTGCGGGAAAACGCCTCGGTACCGGCCCTCAATGAGCTGCTGCACCAGTATGGCAGCTATATGGTTGGCCGCATGGGAGTACCCTACCGCAGCAGGGGTGTCAACATTATCAGCGTGGCGATGGATGCGCCCGCCGATGTGATCTCTGCGCTCTCCGGGAAAATCGGGAAGCTGCCGGGGATCACTGCCAAAACTGTGTACGCGCCGGAAGACGCGCTGTCTTAG